One Leisingera sp. M658 genomic window carries:
- a CDS encoding glutathione S-transferase family protein gives MGLLIDGKWHDKWYDTKSTGGAFKRSESQFRNWITADGSAGPSGKGGFPAASGRYHLFVSLACPWAHRTLIFRKLKGLEDHISVSVVHPDMLGEGWTFDRDDHGATGDTLFGSSHMHQIYTRADAGYTGRVTVPVLWDKEQETIVSNESAEIIRMLNSAFNGITGNTGDYWPEELREPIEAVNARIYSTINNGVYKCGFATTQQAYDTAVEPLFESLDWLEDLLSQHRYLLGDRVTEADWRLFTTLLRFDPVYHVHFKCNRKRLADYPNLWAYTRELYQWPGVAETVGMQHIVRHYYYSHDTINPHRIIPVNPDIDWQEPHRRG, from the coding sequence ATGGGCCTTTTGATCGACGGGAAATGGCACGACAAGTGGTATGATACCAAATCCACTGGCGGCGCCTTCAAACGCAGCGAATCGCAGTTCCGCAACTGGATCACAGCCGATGGCAGCGCTGGTCCTTCGGGCAAGGGCGGCTTCCCCGCAGCAAGCGGACGCTATCACCTTTTTGTCTCGCTCGCCTGCCCCTGGGCCCACCGCACGCTGATCTTCCGCAAGCTGAAGGGGCTGGAGGATCATATCTCTGTTTCCGTTGTGCATCCCGATATGCTGGGCGAAGGCTGGACCTTTGACAGGGACGACCATGGCGCCACCGGCGACACTCTGTTCGGCAGTTCCCATATGCACCAGATCTACACCCGCGCCGATGCAGGCTATACCGGCCGGGTGACGGTGCCGGTTCTATGGGACAAGGAACAGGAGACCATCGTTTCCAACGAAAGCGCCGAGATCATCCGAATGCTCAACTCAGCGTTCAACGGGATCACCGGCAACACCGGCGATTACTGGCCGGAAGAGCTGCGAGAGCCGATCGAGGCCGTGAACGCCCGCATCTACAGCACCATAAACAACGGCGTCTACAAATGCGGCTTTGCCACCACGCAACAGGCTTATGACACCGCGGTTGAGCCGCTGTTTGAAAGCCTGGACTGGCTGGAGGACCTGCTGTCGCAACACCGCTACCTGCTGGGGGACCGTGTGACCGAGGCCGACTGGCGGCTGTTCACCACCCTCCTGCGGTTTGATCCGGTCTATCACGTGCATTTCAAGTGCAACCGCAAGCGGCTGGCAGACTACCCGAACCTATGGGCCTATACCCGCGAGCTGTACCAATGGCCGGGCGTGGCGGAAACCGTCGGCATGCAGCATATCGTGCGCCACTATTACTACAGCCACGACACCATCAACCCGCACCGGATCATCCCGGTCAATCCGGATATCGACTGGCAAGAACCGCACCGGCGCGGCTGA
- a CDS encoding murein L,D-transpeptidase family protein has translation MKRLLRLLALVVLAGAAWAAWQAFAPRPAPPPQAAAVERIDRILIEKSARRLTASREGETVLEFPIALGFEPAGDKFQESDGKTPEGTFLIDRRNPNSAYHLSLGINYPQPEDRKQAHAAGVSPGGDIFIHGQPNSVGNLITLPGDWTAGCIAVTNEQMETLWRLAEIGTEVEIRP, from the coding sequence ATGAAGCGCCTGCTGCGCCTGCTGGCGCTGGTTGTTCTGGCCGGCGCCGCCTGGGCCGCCTGGCAGGCTTTTGCGCCGCGGCCCGCACCGCCGCCGCAGGCCGCGGCGGTGGAGCGGATCGACCGCATCCTGATTGAGAAATCAGCCCGCCGCCTGACCGCCAGCCGCGAGGGTGAGACGGTGCTGGAATTTCCTATCGCGCTAGGGTTCGAGCCGGCAGGTGACAAGTTTCAGGAAAGTGACGGCAAAACGCCCGAAGGCACATTCCTGATTGACCGGCGCAACCCCAACAGTGCCTATCATCTGTCGCTGGGAATCAACTATCCGCAGCCCGAAGACAGGAAGCAGGCCCATGCGGCCGGGGTCAGCCCCGGCGGCGACATCTTCATTCATGGACAGCCGAATTCCGTGGGCAATCTGATCACCCTGCCCGGCGACTGGACCGCCGGCTGCATCGCTGTCACCAATGAACAGATGGAAACGCTGTGGCGCCTGGCAGAAATCGGGACGGAGGTTGAAATCCGTCCCTGA